Proteins found in one Proteiniborus sp. DW1 genomic segment:
- a CDS encoding ABC transporter ATP-binding protein — protein MSTNNVKRPQQGRGHGHMMGGGEKPKDFKGTFSKLLRYLKPYRLKLIIVMLFAIGSTIFTIRAPKILGKATTKIFEGLVSKVSGATGGGIDFQYILNIILLLIGLYVASSLFSFIQGVIVAGVSQKVSYNLRKEITEKINRLPLKYFDSVSHGDVLSRVTNDVDTISQTLNQSMSQIITSAVTFVGVLIMMISISWQMTLAAILILPISMVLVLGVVKRSQKFFKTQQESLGRVNGHIEEVYSGHNIMKAFNAEEEVIEEFKKINGELYNSAWKAQFLSGMMMPIMTFIGNLGYVVVSILGGWYAIKKTIEVGDILSFIQYIKSFTQPITQVAQISNVLQSTVAAAERVFEFLEEEEEIKEAEVPVKLENVEGRVTFENIKFGYTKDKIIINNFSADIKPGQKVAIVGPTGAGKTTIVKLLMRFYELNEGRILIDGHDISKFTREDLRDNFGMVLQDTWLFSGSIMDNIRYGRLDATDEEVIKAAKSAHADRFIHTLPEGYNMIINEEANNISQGQKQLLTIARAILSDPRILILDEATSSVDTRTEILIQKAMENLMKGRTSFIIAHRLSTIRDADLILVMRDGDIIEQGSHEELMAKNGFYAELYNSQFAA, from the coding sequence ATGAGCACAAACAATGTAAAGAGACCACAACAAGGAAGAGGTCATGGTCATATGATGGGTGGAGGCGAGAAGCCTAAAGATTTTAAAGGAACTTTCTCTAAGCTTCTCAGATACCTTAAGCCCTATAGACTAAAACTAATTATAGTAATGCTATTTGCCATAGGAAGTACAATCTTTACCATTAGGGCACCTAAAATTCTTGGTAAAGCAACAACTAAAATATTTGAAGGTCTAGTATCTAAAGTATCAGGAGCTACTGGTGGAGGAATTGACTTTCAGTATATATTAAATATAATTCTTCTCCTAATAGGACTATATGTAGCATCATCACTCTTTTCCTTTATACAAGGAGTTATAGTTGCTGGAGTTTCACAGAAGGTATCATATAATCTAAGAAAGGAAATAACTGAAAAGATAAATAGACTTCCGCTTAAATACTTTGATTCAGTATCTCATGGAGATGTATTATCAAGAGTTACAAATGATGTAGATACTATTAGTCAGACTTTAAATCAAAGTATGAGTCAGATAATAACTTCTGCTGTTACTTTTGTAGGAGTTCTGATAATGATGATTTCTATAAGCTGGCAGATGACTCTTGCTGCGATTTTAATATTGCCTATTTCAATGGTTTTGGTCTTAGGGGTAGTTAAAAGATCACAGAAATTTTTCAAGACTCAACAGGAGTCTCTTGGACGAGTTAATGGTCATATAGAGGAAGTCTACAGTGGACACAATATAATGAAGGCCTTTAATGCAGAAGAAGAGGTAATAGAGGAGTTTAAGAAGATAAATGGAGAACTCTACAATTCTGCTTGGAAGGCGCAGTTTCTTTCTGGTATGATGATGCCTATAATGACCTTTATAGGGAATTTAGGATATGTTGTTGTTTCAATCTTAGGTGGCTGGTATGCTATTAAGAAGACTATAGAAGTGGGAGACATACTTTCATTCATTCAATATATAAAAAGCTTTACTCAACCAATAACACAGGTAGCTCAAATCAGTAATGTTCTTCAGTCAACAGTTGCTGCGGCTGAGAGGGTATTTGAGTTTTTAGAAGAAGAGGAAGAAATTAAGGAAGCTGAAGTTCCTGTTAAACTAGAAAATGTAGAGGGAAGAGTAACTTTTGAAAACATTAAGTTTGGATATACCAAGGACAAAATAATAATAAATAACTTCTCGGCAGACATAAAGCCAGGGCAAAAGGTTGCTATAGTAGGACCTACTGGAGCAGGAAAGACTACCATAGTTAAACTATTAATGAGATTTTATGAATTGAATGAAGGAAGAATTTTAATAGATGGTCATGATATCAGTAAATTTACAAGAGAAGATCTAAGAGATAATTTTGGTATGGTTCTTCAAGACACATGGCTTTTCTCAGGTAGTATAATGGATAACATAAGATACGGAAGATTAGATGCAACAGATGAGGAAGTAATAAAAGCTGCTAAATCTGCTCATGCAGACAGGTTTATTCATACCTTGCCAGAAGGATATAATATGATTATTAACGAGGAAGCTAACAATATTTCTCAAGGACAGAAGCAGCTTTTAACAATAGCTAGAGCGATTCTCTCTGATCCTAGGATTCTCATATTAGATGAAGCTACATCTTCTGTAGATACTAGAACAGAAATATTGATACAAAAAGCTATGGAAAACTTAATGAAGGGAAGAACATCATTTATTATAGCTCATAGGCTTTCGACTATAAGAGATGCAGATTTAATTTTAGTTATGAGAGATGGAGATATAATAGAACAAGGAAGTCATGAAGAACTTATGGCTAAAAATGGTTTTTACGCAGAGCTTTATAACAGTCAGTTTGCAGCCTAA
- a CDS encoding magnesium transporter CorA family protein, whose amino-acid sequence MNIFNLTNEVIEEQELTENWYNKDNIYFIVCSGKEILEIQNIFDFAPETIEECIHFDDYVKMEIYDNYDYINLNYFYLIEENLVFEELNIYFGENYLILVLDQESVLRKDIMESIFQKLEKSYKIEGRLSRAYYIIFDRLLTDLFSTLEEMESKIQILEHLIIQEANQEKLARINHYRLVVNTMKRSLRPLLYIGDQIVVNENEFIATGYIKYFKNIDIRLNKLYDFITDLAERINNLQYLYDSTISTERNRISERLTIIATFFAPLTVITGIYGMNFTNIPELQWKYGYPIVIGIMIVVSFGLYIFMRKKKWL is encoded by the coding sequence ATGAATATATTCAATCTTACTAATGAAGTTATTGAGGAACAGGAACTTACTGAGAATTGGTATAATAAAGACAACATTTATTTCATAGTATGCTCAGGAAAAGAAATACTTGAAATTCAGAATATATTTGACTTTGCCCCAGAAACTATTGAAGAGTGTATCCATTTTGATGATTATGTTAAAATGGAAATTTACGATAATTATGACTATATAAACTTGAATTATTTTTACTTAATAGAAGAAAATTTAGTATTTGAAGAGCTTAATATATATTTTGGGGAAAACTATCTTATATTGGTATTAGACCAGGAAAGTGTCCTCAGAAAAGACATAATGGAAAGTATATTTCAAAAGCTTGAAAAGTCATATAAGATAGAAGGCAGACTTAGTAGAGCATATTATATAATATTTGATAGGCTATTGACTGATCTGTTTTCAACACTTGAAGAAATGGAAAGTAAGATACAAATATTAGAGCATTTGATTATACAAGAGGCGAATCAAGAAAAGCTAGCAAGGATTAATCATTACCGCTTAGTAGTCAATACAATGAAAAGAAGCCTTCGTCCTCTATTATACATAGGAGATCAAATAGTAGTTAATGAAAATGAGTTTATTGCAACGGGGTATATTAAATACTTCAAGAATATAGATATACGCTTAAATAAGCTATATGATTTTATAACAGATTTAGCGGAGAGGATTAACAATCTTCAATATCTATATGATAGTACAATATCTACAGAGAGAAATAGAATAAGTGAGCGATTAACAATTATAGCTACATTTTTTGCACCATTAACTGTAATAACAGGCATATATGGAATGAATTTCACAAATATACCTGAGTTACAATGGAAATACGGTTATCCAATAGTTATTGGAATTATGATTGTTGTAAGTTTTGGCTTATATATTTTTATGAGAAAGAAAAAGTGGTTATGA
- a CDS encoding MarR family transcriptional regulator: MEYFHKDSLYYIFLEILKLHFYRTHVLFDEIGVYPGQPHLLFVLNKEDGLSQSEIATKLDVKPSTVTVMLRRMEKANLIRRYQDTEDQRVTRVYITDEGRETCNKAIKITQKLEEECFGNFTVEEKIILRRLFMQMRANLAAVNDKE, encoded by the coding sequence ATGGAATATTTTCATAAAGATTCTCTATATTATATTTTTTTAGAAATACTTAAACTTCATTTTTATCGCACTCATGTACTTTTTGACGAAATTGGAGTATATCCAGGGCAGCCGCACTTATTATTTGTTCTGAATAAAGAGGATGGCTTAAGTCAAAGTGAGATAGCGACTAAGTTAGATGTAAAACCTTCTACTGTAACAGTAATGCTTAGGAGGATGGAGAAGGCAAACTTAATAAGACGATACCAGGATACTGAGGACCAAAGAGTTACTAGGGTATATATTACAGATGAAGGTAGAGAAACCTGTAATAAGGCAATAAAAATAACCCAAAAGCTTGAGGAAGAGTGCTTCGGAAACTTTACAGTAGAGGAAAAAATAATTTTAAGAAGGCTATTTATGCAAATGAGGGCTAATCTAGCTGCAGTAAATGATAAGGAATAA
- a CDS encoding ATP-NAD kinase family protein has product MKLGFIVNPIAGMGGRVGLKGTDGKEVLEKALSLGAIPESPIKAKKALESLLPIKDKLEIFTYPGSMGEEEALELGFEPIVLSEKKDSFGPEDTEEAAKKMLAEGVDIILFAGGDGTARNIYNAIGTQVPVIGIPAGVKIHSAVYASHPKAAGEIVLKYFQNEDMKTKEVEVMDIDEEAFREGIVTARLYGYMRIPLEPELVQTSKSSGIGSEEDALEGIAEKIVEDMEPDVYYIIGSGTSTRPIMERLGLPNTLLGIDIVKNKELVASDVNEKQILDIIEGNKAKIIVTVIGGQGYIFGRGNQQISAEVIRKVGKENIRVIATKNKLMSLKGRPLLVDTGNEEVNKMFNGYIKVLISHYMESVERVEGL; this is encoded by the coding sequence ATGAAGCTAGGATTTATAGTCAATCCCATTGCAGGAATGGGAGGAAGAGTAGGACTTAAGGGTACTGACGGTAAGGAAGTATTAGAAAAGGCCCTCAGTCTAGGAGCTATACCTGAATCTCCAATCAAGGCAAAAAAAGCCTTAGAATCCTTGCTGCCAATTAAAGATAAGCTTGAGATATTCACTTATCCTGGTAGTATGGGAGAAGAAGAAGCACTAGAGTTAGGATTTGAACCAATAGTTCTAAGTGAAAAGAAAGATAGTTTTGGGCCTGAAGATACAGAAGAGGCAGCGAAAAAAATGTTAGCTGAGGGAGTAGATATAATACTTTTTGCTGGAGGAGATGGTACAGCACGTAACATCTACAATGCAATAGGCACACAGGTACCTGTTATTGGGATTCCAGCAGGAGTTAAGATTCATTCAGCAGTATATGCAAGTCATCCTAAAGCAGCAGGGGAAATTGTTTTAAAATATTTTCAAAATGAAGACATGAAGACTAAAGAAGTAGAAGTAATGGATATAGATGAAGAAGCATTTAGAGAAGGCATAGTGACTGCAAGGTTATATGGATATATGAGAATACCTCTAGAGCCTGAACTAGTTCAAACAAGTAAGTCTAGTGGTATAGGTTCTGAGGAAGATGCACTAGAAGGCATTGCAGAAAAAATCGTTGAGGATATGGAACCTGATGTATATTATATAATTGGTTCTGGAACATCTACTAGACCTATAATGGAAAGACTAGGACTACCTAATACCCTATTAGGAATAGATATTGTAAAAAATAAAGAGTTAGTTGCATCTGATGTGAACGAAAAGCAAATCCTAGATATTATCGAAGGAAATAAGGCTAAAATAATAGTTACTGTTATAGGTGGTCAAGGCTATATATTTGGAAGAGGAAATCAGCAAATTAGTGCAGAGGTTATAAGGAAAGTAGGAAAAGAGAATATACGTGTTATTGCGACTAAAAACAAACTTATGTCATTAAAAGGGCGACCTCTCTTAGTAGATACAGGCAATGAAGAAGTAAATAAAATGTTTAATGGATATATAAAGGTACTTATTTCTCATTATATGGAGTCAGTTGAAAGAGTAGAAGGTTTATAA
- a CDS encoding hypothetical protein (catalyzes the formation of 4-phospho-L-aspartate from L-aspartate and ATP; diaminopimelate sensitive), with protein sequence MEKIVLKFGGTSLRDEKSRAALLNHVKKYKNNGYQIIVVVSAMGRAGEPYATDSLISLLANISEAMDPKKKDLIMSCGEIISSAVIAHLFDVNGIPAEALTGFQAGIYTNKTFNDSDILHIDTSKITRCLDDGKVVVVAGFQGITEDMEITTLGRGGSDITAVALGGYLNAKIVDIFTDVPGVAVIDPHIISYTSYQKKISYSNMYKLACNGTKVIHPRAVSTAEKFNIPICVRSTFCENSGTLIFNYENQNESIIGISIDKDYTYSKIEKTQENNITFPNNTSILHKDKEDFISLYYSNNNFIKNIEESMATIYKYPVTKIMMLYNSRLRDTIKTDLENSFSEVKLSPLDIFWFDDNVTLFVHNNDISVFAEVLYKIYNGYSSHLSNI encoded by the coding sequence ATGGAAAAGATTGTTCTTAAATTCGGCGGAACCTCATTAAGGGATGAAAAATCAAGAGCTGCTCTACTTAATCATGTAAAAAAGTATAAAAATAATGGTTATCAAATCATTGTTGTTGTTTCAGCTATGGGTAGAGCAGGCGAGCCTTATGCTACTGACTCATTGATTAGTCTCTTAGCTAATATTAGTGAAGCTATGGATCCAAAGAAAAAAGACCTTATAATGTCCTGTGGAGAAATTATATCTAGTGCTGTCATTGCACATCTGTTTGATGTTAATGGCATACCAGCAGAAGCCCTTACAGGCTTTCAAGCAGGGATTTATACTAATAAAACTTTTAATGATAGTGATATTTTACACATTGATACATCCAAAATAACACGTTGCCTAGATGATGGAAAAGTAGTTGTTGTAGCTGGCTTTCAAGGTATAACAGAAGACATGGAAATAACTACCTTAGGTCGAGGCGGAAGTGATATTACAGCTGTTGCATTAGGTGGGTATTTGAATGCTAAGATAGTTGATATATTTACTGATGTTCCCGGTGTAGCAGTAATAGATCCTCATATAATTTCATATACAAGTTATCAGAAAAAAATTTCTTATTCAAATATGTATAAGCTGGCTTGTAATGGTACAAAAGTCATTCATCCAAGGGCAGTGTCTACAGCTGAAAAGTTTAATATACCTATTTGTGTACGCTCTACCTTTTGTGAAAATTCAGGAACACTTATCTTTAATTATGAAAATCAAAACGAAAGCATAATAGGGATTTCAATAGACAAAGACTATACATATAGTAAAATAGAAAAAACACAGGAAAATAATATAACTTTCCCTAACAATACTTCAATATTGCACAAAGATAAAGAAGATTTTATAAGCTTATATTATAGTAATAATAATTTCATAAAAAATATTGAAGAGAGTATGGCTACCATATACAAATATCCTGTCACTAAGATAATGATGCTTTACAACTCTAGACTTAGAGATACTATTAAAACTGACTTAGAAAATAGTTTTTCAGAAGTTAAATTATCTCCATTAGACATTTTCTGGTTTGATGATAATGTAACACTATTTGTACACAATAATGATATAAGTGTATTTGCTGAAGTTCTTTACAAGATTTATAATGGCTATAGTTCACATTTATCTAATATATAA
- a CDS encoding ABC transporter ATP-binding protein, with protein sequence MLKLFKEFKPFTISILIIIGLLFLQASTELALPDYMSNIVNVGIQQNGIENAVPKVIKDTEMEKIRLFLNDEERNLVDSSYKLINANGDSLTEKEHKDFVKKYPSLEKEAVYMLNTKNKEDIEKINSFFGKALLTVAGIEKGVPQGVSAEDMGSSHFANLPEGTDLFMIIKNAPKEQFDVMMTEINKQFEGLPESIINQSAINYIKTQYEDMGIDISKIQYNYIFYIGGVMLIISLLSMLAAILVGLLSSRVSSGLGRNLRFKVFKKVTAFSNGEFDDFSTASLITRTTNDIQQVQMFMIMMLRMVFYAPILGVGGVIRTLRTNTSMAWIVAVGVVAILTLIIVLFAVAMPRFKKLQKLVDKINQVMRESLTGMLVIRAFNTQKYEEKKFDNANKDLTKTNLFISRTMAMMMPTMMLIMNGVTLLIVWIGAHEIDKGVIQVGDMMAFMQYAMQIIMSFLMISVVSILLPRASVSAGRISEILNKELSIEEPINPKEFGKDAKGLLEFKNVSFKYPGAEANVLENITFTAKPGETTAFIGSTGSGKSTLINLIPRFYDVTEGQILLDGIDIRDIRLHDLRERIGYVPQKGVLFTGTIESNIKYGKNANVTDESVLKAIEIAQAKEFIDQKEKGILTEIAQGGVNVSGGQRQRLSIARALAKEPELLIFDDSFSALDFKTDAALRKAISKEIKDRTVLIVAQRISTIMNAENIIVLDEGKIVGMGRHKELLKNCSVYKQIALSQLSEEELAI encoded by the coding sequence ATGCTTAAATTATTCAAAGAGTTCAAGCCATTTACTATATCGATACTAATCATTATAGGATTACTTTTCCTTCAAGCTAGTACAGAGCTTGCTCTTCCTGACTATATGTCAAATATAGTTAATGTAGGGATTCAGCAAAATGGAATAGAAAATGCAGTACCAAAGGTAATTAAAGATACAGAAATGGAAAAAATCAGATTATTTTTAAATGATGAAGAAAGAAATCTTGTAGACAGTAGCTATAAGTTAATAAATGCAAATGGGGATAGTTTAACAGAAAAAGAACACAAGGATTTTGTTAAAAAGTATCCTTCATTGGAAAAAGAAGCTGTATATATGTTAAATACAAAAAACAAAGAAGATATAGAAAAAATCAATTCCTTTTTCGGTAAAGCACTACTAACTGTAGCAGGTATTGAAAAAGGAGTTCCACAAGGTGTATCAGCAGAGGATATGGGAAGTAGTCATTTTGCTAACTTACCTGAAGGAACAGATCTTTTCATGATAATAAAAAACGCTCCAAAGGAGCAATTTGATGTAATGATGACTGAAATAAATAAGCAATTTGAAGGTTTGCCTGAGTCAATAATTAATCAGTCTGCAATTAACTACATTAAAACCCAATATGAAGACATGGGGATAGATATTAGCAAGATTCAGTATAACTATATATTCTATATAGGCGGAGTGATGCTAATTATTTCACTTTTAAGTATGTTAGCAGCAATATTGGTGGGGCTTTTATCTTCAAGGGTTTCATCTGGACTTGGAAGAAACCTGAGATTTAAGGTTTTCAAGAAAGTAACTGCCTTTTCAAATGGAGAATTTGATGATTTTTCAACAGCATCTTTAATAACTAGAACTACAAATGATATACAACAAGTGCAGATGTTTATGATAATGATGTTGAGAATGGTGTTCTATGCACCTATATTAGGGGTAGGTGGGGTTATTAGAACTCTAAGGACAAATACATCTATGGCATGGATAGTTGCAGTAGGAGTTGTTGCTATACTTACATTAATTATAGTATTATTTGCAGTAGCTATGCCTAGATTCAAAAAACTACAAAAGCTAGTTGACAAGATAAATCAAGTAATGAGAGAATCTCTTACTGGAATGCTGGTAATCAGAGCTTTTAATACTCAGAAATATGAAGAAAAGAAATTTGACAATGCAAATAAAGATTTAACTAAAACCAACCTATTTATATCTAGAACAATGGCTATGATGATGCCAACTATGATGTTAATTATGAATGGAGTTACATTATTAATCGTATGGATAGGTGCTCATGAAATAGACAAAGGAGTAATACAAGTTGGAGATATGATGGCATTTATGCAGTATGCAATGCAGATAATCATGTCATTCCTTATGATATCAGTAGTATCAATATTACTGCCAAGAGCTTCTGTATCAGCTGGAAGGATATCAGAAATATTGAACAAGGAGCTTTCAATAGAAGAGCCTATTAATCCTAAGGAATTTGGAAAGGACGCTAAGGGATTATTGGAGTTCAAGAATGTTAGTTTTAAATATCCAGGAGCTGAAGCAAATGTTCTTGAAAACATAACTTTTACTGCAAAACCTGGAGAAACTACAGCATTTATCGGAAGTACAGGAAGTGGTAAGTCTACTCTTATTAACTTGATTCCAAGATTTTACGATGTAACAGAAGGTCAAATACTATTAGATGGAATAGATATAAGAGATATAAGGCTTCATGACTTGAGAGAAAGAATAGGATATGTACCACAGAAGGGAGTTTTATTTACAGGAACTATAGAAAGCAATATAAAGTATGGTAAAAATGCTAATGTTACAGATGAAAGTGTTTTAAAGGCTATAGAAATAGCCCAAGCTAAAGAATTTATAGACCAAAAAGAAAAGGGAATTTTAACTGAAATAGCTCAGGGAGGAGTCAATGTATCAGGTGGTCAAAGACAAAGACTATCAATTGCTAGAGCCTTAGCTAAGGAACCAGAACTTCTTATTTTTGATGATAGCTTCTCAGCACTTGACTTTAAAACAGATGCAGCTTTAAGGAAGGCTATAAGTAAAGAAATAAAGGATAGAACTGTACTAATAGTTGCACAGAGAATAAGTACTATAATGAATGCTGAAAACATTATAGTTCTAGATGAAGGAAAAATAGTAGGTATGGGTAGACACAAGGAGCTTTTAAAGAACTGTAGCGTATATAAGCAAATAGCTCTGTCACAACTATCAGAGGAGGAACTTGCCATATGA
- a CDS encoding peptidylprolyl isomerase — MTKKLVSKKNWKSILLVVSLVLVFSMTGCQSKQAADGEIVAKINDHVITKDELYEYLVAENGDRVLDALISEKIITIEAEKQKISISEEEIQAEIDEIISNYGGEEVFNQAMQYYGYSLDDIKKNITTNTQIKRLLEPSISISEEEMQEYFEANKEEFEQKEQVKASHILVETEEEAKEIKEKLSTGEDFAELAKEYSTDEGSKVSGGDLGYFGRGQMVPSFEEAAFSLEIDAISEPVKSDFGYHIIKVEDKKEAKEANYEESKDKIKDMLLDSKIPQAYQEWYQEKLNEYEITNYLKENK, encoded by the coding sequence ATGACTAAAAAATTGGTAAGCAAAAAAAACTGGAAGAGCATATTATTAGTAGTTTCGTTAGTGCTTGTTTTCAGCATGACAGGTTGTCAAAGTAAGCAGGCAGCAGATGGAGAAATTGTAGCTAAGATAAATGACCATGTCATTACTAAGGACGAGCTATATGAATACTTAGTTGCAGAAAACGGTGATCGAGTATTAGATGCATTGATTTCAGAAAAAATTATAACTATTGAAGCAGAGAAGCAAAAAATCAGCATTTCAGAAGAAGAGATTCAGGCAGAAATTGATGAAATAATATCTAATTATGGTGGAGAAGAAGTATTTAATCAAGCTATGCAGTATTATGGATATTCATTAGATGATATAAAGAAGAATATTACTACTAATACGCAGATTAAAAGACTCCTTGAACCTAGTATTTCAATTTCAGAAGAAGAAATGCAGGAATACTTTGAAGCAAACAAGGAAGAATTTGAACAAAAAGAGCAAGTAAAAGCTAGTCACATCTTAGTTGAGACAGAAGAAGAAGCTAAAGAAATCAAGGAAAAGCTATCAACTGGTGAAGATTTTGCAGAATTAGCTAAGGAATATTCAACAGATGAAGGTAGTAAAGTATCTGGTGGAGATTTAGGCTATTTTGGAAGAGGACAAATGGTTCCAAGCTTTGAAGAGGCAGCTTTTTCATTAGAAATAGATGCAATCAGTGAGCCTGTTAAGTCTGATTTTGGATACCATATAATTAAAGTAGAAGATAAAAAAGAAGCCAAGGAAGCTAATTATGAAGAAAGCAAGGATAAGATAAAAGATATGCTCCTTGATAGTAAAATTCCTCAAGCATATCAAGAATGGTATCAAGAAAAACTTAACGAATATGAAATAACTAATTATCTTAAAGAGAATAAATAA
- a CDS encoding double-cubane-cluster-containing anaerobic reductase: MHDLPKLFNEYDEARQEGFIKVKGYKEQGKKIVGTFCTYTPKEIMEAAGAISVSLCGTSEEPIQDAERDLPRNLCPLIKSSYGFAITDKCPYFYFSDLIVGETTCDGKKKMYELLGEIKHVHVMQLPQNNKDEESLRLWKNEVIKLKERIESEFGVEITTEKLKEAIKVVNEERRAKEEFYELGKLCPPPMSGLEMQKVLYGSQFKMDIKENINNLRELTANIRKEYESGKRTISENAPRILVTGCPIGGASEKVIKAIEDNGGVVVCYENCGGVKATYTKVDESKDPIDAIAEKYLSIPCSVMSPNQDRLDLLSKVIDEYKIDGVVEVILQACHTYNVESYSIKRFITEKKNKPYISIETDYSQSDMGQIGTRIGTFLEMMP; the protein is encoded by the coding sequence ATGCACGATTTACCTAAATTGTTTAATGAATATGATGAAGCTAGACAGGAAGGATTTATTAAAGTAAAAGGCTACAAAGAACAGGGGAAAAAGATAGTTGGTACATTTTGTACTTATACTCCTAAGGAAATAATGGAAGCAGCAGGAGCTATATCTGTAAGTCTTTGTGGCACTAGTGAAGAACCTATACAAGATGCGGAACGTGATTTGCCTAGAAATCTTTGTCCTTTAATTAAATCGAGCTATGGGTTTGCTATAACTGATAAGTGTCCTTATTTTTATTTTTCAGATTTAATAGTTGGAGAAACTACCTGTGATGGAAAGAAAAAAATGTATGAATTACTTGGTGAAATAAAGCATGTTCATGTAATGCAGCTTCCACAGAATAATAAAGATGAAGAGTCACTAAGACTATGGAAGAATGAAGTGATAAAACTAAAGGAACGCATAGAGAGTGAGTTTGGAGTAGAGATTACCACAGAAAAGTTGAAAGAAGCAATAAAAGTTGTAAACGAAGAAAGAAGAGCAAAAGAAGAGTTTTATGAGTTAGGCAAATTATGTCCACCACCAATGAGTGGATTAGAAATGCAGAAAGTTCTTTATGGTTCGCAGTTTAAGATGGATATAAAAGAAAATATAAATAATCTAAGAGAGCTTACAGCAAATATTAGAAAAGAATATGAATCAGGCAAGAGAACTATATCTGAAAATGCACCAAGGATATTAGTAACAGGTTGCCCTATAGGTGGAGCATCTGAAAAGGTTATTAAAGCCATAGAGGATAATGGTGGAGTAGTAGTATGCTATGAAAACTGTGGCGGAGTAAAGGCTACATATACAAAGGTAGATGAAAGCAAAGATCCTATAGATGCAATAGCAGAAAAATACTTGAGTATACCTTGTTCAGTAATGTCGCCTAATCAGGATAGGCTAGATTTGCTCTCAAAAGTAATTGATGAATATAAAATAGATGGGGTTGTGGAGGTAATACTTCAGGCATGTCATACTTATAATGTTGAGAGCTACTCCATAAAGAGATTTATAACTGAAAAGAAGAATAAACCCTATATAAGTATAGAAACGGATTATTCTCAAAGCGATATGGGACAGATTGGAACAAGAATTGGAACATTTTTAGAAATGATGCCCTAA
- a CDS encoding DMT family transporter has translation MIFSWYIAAVFTILFWGTADLFYKKGTDPKDRYSHLRIVIMVGLVMGIQAVFELNKMDWQFDVFNIIKYLPVSSMYILSMALGYVGLRYLEVSINSPVSNTSGAIAGILAFIVLGKTMNAMQLVGVSMITLGLIAISIIQRKLAEEEAKQNKIFIDRKYKLGAVALIFPILYAVIDALGTFLDDVYLSNLMSPEEALISYELTFLICGILALIYIVAIKKQKFEIFKEKDKALAAIFETAGQFFYVYALDTNSVVVAPMIASYSIVSVILGRIFLKEKLTFKQYAVIAVVMIGIFILGMFE, from the coding sequence ATGATTTTTTCATGGTACATAGCCGCAGTATTTACAATACTTTTTTGGGGAACAGCTGATCTTTTTTATAAAAAGGGTACTGACCCTAAGGATAGATACAGTCATCTAAGGATAGTCATTATGGTTGGTTTGGTTATGGGAATACAAGCTGTATTTGAACTAAACAAGATGGATTGGCAGTTTGATGTATTTAACATTATAAAATATCTGCCCGTTTCTTCCATGTATATATTATCAATGGCTTTAGGATATGTGGGACTCAGATATCTTGAGGTTTCCATTAACTCACCTGTAAGTAATACTTCAGGAGCCATAGCAGGAATACTCGCCTTTATAGTTTTAGGCAAAACAATGAATGCAATGCAGCTTGTTGGAGTGTCAATGATAACGCTTGGTCTTATTGCAATTTCTATTATTCAAAGAAAGTTAGCTGAGGAAGAAGCGAAGCAGAATAAAATATTTATAGATAGGAAATACAAATTAGGTGCAGTAGCACTTATATTCCCCATACTCTATGCAGTAATAGATGCACTAGGAACCTTTTTAGATGATGTTTACCTTAGTAATCTTATGAGTCCAGAAGAAGCTCTAATCTCATATGAATTAACATTTCTTATCTGTGGAATTCTAGCTCTAATTTATATTGTGGCTATTAAAAAACAAAAATTTGAGATTTTTAAAGAAAAGGATAAGGCATTGGCTGCAATATTTGAAACAGCAGGACAGTTTTTCTATGTTTATGCACTAGATACAAACTCAGTTGTGGTAGCACCAATGATTGCGTCTTATAGTATAGTTTCGGTTATATTAGGAAGGATTTTCCTTAAGGAGAAGTTAACATTTAAGCAATATGCAGTAATTGCTGTTGTTATGATAGGTATATTTATACTTGGGATGTTTGAATAG